The Neoarius graeffei isolate fNeoGra1 chromosome 12, fNeoGra1.pri, whole genome shotgun sequence genome window below encodes:
- the LOC132894753 gene encoding coiled-coil domain-containing protein 106-like, with protein MEGKEETSSSSRKMQTRSGPLKDNAGKRSRCDTEDDSSGTVQMAPTAKLQKHKHDLELAKMKITCQEDLIKELTKEIDFLKDQLSQIFTLSYLTCDNYITTLMLLYSAESISRNVRNPSPEASTSHANFSASSKSSSESTDPSTDTSDSSVSSSSSTSDDRRKRKKKNTKKKKGKKGTRERRSKRSSILRARGPDEVIARYWKVLKAYKKKKSITAACKIVGVDRNTITLNAPIAEPSIAAPEKFAEFKEEHSTKQKLGDFAGKYLDGIRDNPDIERKVQALKKARQLLPVGKGDF; from the exons ATGGAGGGAAAGGAAGAAACATCTTCGTCCTCCAGAAAAATGCAAACCCGTTCTGGACCTCTAAAAGATAATGCTGGCAAGAGGAGCCGTTGTGATACAGAGGATGACTCTTCTG GTACTGTGCAAATGGCCCCCACTGCCAAACTCCAGAAGCACAAACATGACCTGGAGCTGGCTAAAATGAAAATAACTTGTCAGGAAGACTTGATCAAAGAGCTAACCAAGGAGATAGACTTTTTAAAAGACCAGCTGTCTCAGA TCTTTACTTTGTCCTATTTAACCTGTGACAATTACATAACGACTCTCATGCTGCTGTACAGTGCTGAGTcca TATCAAGAAATGTGAGAAACCCATCCCCTGAAGCATCCACATCACATGCTAATTTTTCTGCATCCTCCAAGTCAAGCTCAGAGTCTACCGACCCATCCACAGACACTTCAGACTCATCAGTCTCCTCAAGTTCCTCTACTTCTGATGataggaggaagaggaagaagaagaacacaaagaagaagaaggggaAGAAAGGAACAAGGGAGAGACGAAGCAAACGGAGCAGTATTTTAAGAG CTCGTGGACCAGATGAGGTAATTGCACGTTACTGGAAGGTGTTGAAGgcctataagaagaagaagagcatcACTGCTGCTTGCAAAATAGTGGGAGTAGATCGCAACACAATTACACTGAATGCACCAATTGCAGAGCCTTCCATTGCTGCCCCTGAGAAGTTCGCTGAATTCAAAGAAGAGCATTCCACAAAGCAGAAGCTTGGTGATTTTGCTGGGAAATATTTGGATGGCATCCGTGACAACCCAGATATTGAGCGTAAAGTGCAGGCACTTAAGAAGGCAAGGCAACTGTTGCCTGTTGGAAAGGGGGACTTTTGA